Proteins from one Oncorhynchus tshawytscha isolate Ot180627B linkage group LG16, Otsh_v2.0, whole genome shotgun sequence genomic window:
- the LOC112215813 gene encoding SH3 and cysteine-rich domain-containing protein 3, with protein MAQYDQLEDKHSVDIHDNPTTPDNIVKEEDNTVYFVYEEEVEVEEKEPEPEPVVILVNDKPHKFKDHYCKTPKFCDVCARMIVLNNKFALTCKNCKTNIHHSCQSYVEYQKCFGKIPPGFRRAYSSPLYSSDQTDAAHSNRNDPVFDTLRVGVVMANKERKKGSEDKKNMMMMMMEEEESQQPKEDEQAEGKPEGDKKGDKADKADDKKKKEMGNMGNQSHYYLALYRFKAIEKDDLDFHPGDRITIIDDANEEWWRGKIGEKTGYLPTNYIIRIKTGERVFKVTRSVVGNREMGQITLKKDQIVVKKGEEVNGYLKVSTGRKLGFFPADLLQEI; from the exons ATGGCCCAGTATGACCA ACTGGAAGATAAACATTCGGTGGATATCCACGACAACCCCACAACCCCTGACAATATTGTAAAAGAGGAAGACAATACT GTATACTTCGTttatgaggaggaggtggaagtaGAGGAGAAGGAGCCCGAGCCTGAGCCCGTTGTTATATTGGTGAATGACAAACCACACAAGTTCAAGGACCACTACTGCAAGACGCCCAAGTTCTGTGACGTCTGTGCTCGTATGATCGTCC TCAACAACAAGTTTGCTCTAACGTGCAAAAACTGCAAGACCAACATCCACCACTCGTGCCAGTCCTATGTTGAGTATCAGAAGTGCTTTGGCAAAATT CCCCCAGGTTTCAGACGAGCATACAGTTcccctctatacagtagtgaccAGACAGATGCAG CCCACTCCAACCGTAACGACCCTGTGTTTGACACCCTGCGGGTTGGGGTTGTCATGGCAAACAAGGAGCGCAAGAAGGGGTCTGAAGACAAGAAGAAC atgatgatgatgatgatggaggaaGAGGAATCACAACAACCCAAAGAAGACGAGCAGGCAGAAG GAAAGCCCGAGGGGGATAAGAAGGGAGACAAGGCTGACAAAGCAGATGACAAG AAAAAGAAGGAGATGGGAAACATGGGAAATCAGTCCCATTACTACCTGGCTCTGTACCGCTTCAAGGCCATTGAGAAAGACGACCTTGACTTCCA TCCTGGTGATCGAATCACTATAATCGATGATGCCAATGAAGAATGGTGGAGG GGGAAGATTGGTGAGAAGACAGGTTACCTCCCCACCAATTACATCATTAGAATAAAAACTGGGGAGAGGGTGTTCAAGGTGACACGGTCCGTCgtgggaaacagagagatgggaCAGATCACTCTGAAAAAAGACCAG ATCGTggtgaagaagggagaggaggtgaaTGGCTACCTGAAGGTCAGCACCGGCCGCAAGCTGGGCTTCTTCCCCGCCGACCTGCTCCAGGAGATCTGA
- the LOC121839614 gene encoding piggyBac transposable element-derived protein 4-like, with product MGAVDKADMINSFVECTRKTNKWYKKIFFHLIDTAVLNGSIVHRQLTGKVITYQKYRENLMRELLEEHHTPRRPSTGGRPAADNPLRLTARHFPCKVPQTASQGSRTRRHCKVCLSGARRSKQRKMTKYMCLACDTPLCISPCFEEYHMLKHY from the exons atgggggccGTGGATAAGGcagacatgataaacagctttgtggaatgcacaCGGAAAACGAACAAGTGGTATAAGAAGATATTTTTCCATCTGATCGACACTGCTGTCCTCAACGGCAGCATAGTTCACCGCCAACTAACAG GTAAAGTAATTACCTACCAAAAATACAGAGAGAACCTCATGAGAGAGCTGCTGGAGGAGCACCACACCCCTCGGCGCCCATCCACTGGGGGCCGTCCTGCTGCAGACAATCCCCTACGCCTCACTGCACGACATTTTCCCTGCAAAGTCCCTCAAACTGCTTCTCAAGGTAGTCGCACACGGAGGCATTGCAAAGTCTGCCTGTCTGGCGCCAGGAGAAGTAAGCAGAGGAAGATGACAAAATACATGTGTCTAGCTTGTGATACACCTCTATGTATTTCACCATGCTTTGAGGAGTATCACATGCTCAAGCATTATTGA
- the LOC112216582 gene encoding neurexophilin-4-like, whose amino-acid sequence MRILFISFAIFCLWLLPMVQEEDAGKTLDYLNLDPNVDNTSQPLTYEIGRRGKEGNLGAAMKVKHLSKDVSTKPKASSYSSVGPYGWSQNLSLPLDQSQFRSKSKPPIKTPIKVKKTFGWGNFYLNIKTIKFSLLVTGKIVDHINGTFSVYFRHNSSRLGNISVSIVPPSKAVEWEDVGRPKLHFQSQPQSTPNEHRQEMKALNCVVEYQRTNRAKKTKPCLYDPSQTCYSEHTQSHAAWICAKPFKVICVFIFFLSADYKLAQKVCPDYNFQADLQHFGRRG is encoded by the exons ATGAGGATACTATTCATCAGCTTTGCCATCTTCTGTCTGTGGCTTCTACCAATG GTGCAGGAGGAGGATGCTGGGAAGACCTTGGACTATCTGAACCTCGATCCAAATGTTGACAACACCTCACAGCCCCTTACCTACGAAATaggaaggagggggaaagaaggaaacCTTGGAGCTGCAATGAAAGTCAAACACCTTTCCAAAGATGTATCCACCAAGCCTAAGGCCTCCAGCTATAGCTCTGTGGGCCCATATGGCTGGTCACAgaacctctccctccccttggaTCAGTCACAGTTTCGCTCCAAATCCAAGCCCCCCATAAAAACACCTATCAAGGTCAAGAAGACCTTTGGGTGGGGCAACTTCTACCTCAACATCAAAACCATCAAGTTCAGCCTGCTGGTGACAGGTAAGATAGTGGACCACATCAACGGCACCTTCAGTGTGTACTTCCGCCACAACTCGTCCCGTCTGGGGAATATCTCAGTGAGCATCGTTCCTCCCTCCAAAGCCGTGGAATGGGAGGATGTGGGACGCCCGAAACTCCACTTCCAGAGTCAGCCGCAGTCCACCCCCAATGAGCACCGGCAGGAGATGAAGGCCCTAAACTGCGTGGTGGAGTACCAAAGGACCAACAGAGCCAAGAAAACAAAGCCATGCCTCTACGATCCCTCCCAGACCTGCTACTCAGAACACACCCAGTCTCACGCCGCTTGGATCTGTGCCAAGCCCTTCAAGGTCATCTGTGTATTCATCTTTTTTCTCAGCGCCGACTACAAACTGGCACAGAAGGTCTGTCCAGACTACAACTTCCAGGCTGATCTCCAGCACTTTGGAAGACGAGGATAG